Within Telopea speciosissima isolate NSW1024214 ecotype Mountain lineage chromosome 8, Tspe_v1, whole genome shotgun sequence, the genomic segment ATAAATAAGGTAAATTGAGGAAAAAGCTAATTGATTTGGTTAATGTAATAAGACAAAACCTAATAATAATTAGGTGTAAAATTAAGGCTCATTAAGGATATTacacaagaaaataataaaaagaaaaactcaacTTGCTTGCAACCtcgcacaaaaaaaaaaaaaaaaaaaaaaaggaacattcCAACTGCTTGGAGGTGCATTAGCACGTAATGCAAAAATTTGGGTATTAATCGTGCAAATTACTTCAAAACCATCAATGATTAGAGAGGATAATCAGAGCCTCTCCTTTCTATAAATCTATTTGACAAGTCCTGATAGAATGCAGGAAAACACGGCTAAGACCTTTTCCATGTCCCTTCTCTCACTTTGCctacttccttttctcttccagGCAAAGTGCTCAAGTCCCCTTGCCCCGGCTCTTTACATATTTGGAGATTCACTTACAGATAGTGGCAACAATAATGTCCTCAACACACTTGCAAAAGTGAACTATAAACCATATGGCATAGACTTCCCGGACGGTCCAACAGGCAGATTCACCAATGGCAACACTTTTGTAGATTTTCTAGGTGAGAATAGAGTATATGATCCACAACTACAGAAGATTGTTAATGTTTCATGCACATTATGTGCTAATTGTAGAGTTCATCTTCATCCAacggggggaagggggggggggggggtggtacTATTCTCTAAGtgatgtacaaaaaaaaaaaaaaaaattcttttcctCACAttagttatttgttttattGTGATTTTAGTTTTGCAGCTGAATTACTTTGATCACCTTTGTTACTCCATACCTTGGCATTCTCCTTTTGATCTTCTTATTAATTTGTTTCTCATGGTCTTTGATTGCAGCTCAATTTCTTGGGTTACCTGATGTTCCTCCATACTTGGGTCTTTCAGTGGCTCAAAAGAGCAGTACAATAACCGGAATGAATTATGCATCGGGATCGGCTGGCATCCTCCGAGAAACAGGAACTGCATTAGGAAACATAGTGTTAGTATTAAATTGAGGTTAAGGCATAAAATTCACAATGTGTGGAGATCTCCATTTAGAATATTTGAATGTTTAGTAAGACTTGATAATTTTTGTTCTAAGGAGCTTCTTGGAATTTCTTATGCAATGGGTTTGTTATGCAGGGGATGAATTTAACCCTACAGGTACAAATTGACTTGTTCTGAGAAAATGTTAACATTTACTTACCAAGGAACTTCGAAACCAAAGATGAGCTCTAGCAGTACTTATCCAAGTCCATTTTCATCATAGACATAGGCAGCAATGACTATATCAACAACTATCTTCTACCAGCACAATACAGCAGTAGTCATCTATACAGCCCTGAACAATTTGCTAGCATTCTCTTGAAAGAACTCAAACAACATTTGCAGGTAACAGAACACGCTGACCCTTTTACTGATTAAGCCTTTTCTGTTAAGATTTAATCTCAATTCTGGTTATACAATGGTAGGACCTTTACAATCTGGGAGCAAGGAAATTTTTGGTATTCAACCTCGCCCCAATTGGGTGTACACCGGGCATAACAATTAGAGAAAATATTACAAGTGGATGTGCAGAGCGTGTAAACCAGTTGGTATACCTTTACGATGAGGGCTTTCCCAGTATGATACAAGAGTTGAGCACCAGTCTTAAGGGCTCAACCTTTGTCCAGGGAGACATTTATGCATCAAGCCTTGTGGTAGGCCAAAATCCGTCTAAATACGGTGAGATATCACCATTAATTCACTTAAAGAAAATCATTCTCATATCAAACTCAATCAGTTGATCTCCATCTTGCTATCTGTAGCCAATTGAAATCTACTGCTGCAGGGTTCACAAATGGAAACCCATGCTGTATCGCAAGCAATGCAACTTTCCAATGCCTTAAAGATGTACCACCTTGCTCGGATAGGTCTACACATATCTACTGGGATGCAGTTCATCCAACACAACAGGTGAACCTGCTGACTGTGATTGGTTGCTTCAACAGTTCAACGCCATGTACTCCAATAAATGTGCAGCAGCTTGCGCTGAAACAATAAGGCACTGTTTCTCAGCAGATTTTGCTTGCGACTTGTTGCTTCTACCATACAATGCCATGTACTCCAATAAATGTGCAGCAGCTTGCACTGAAACAATAAGGCATCTGCTTTTCAGCAGTAATTTTGTATCTAATTTTGTGTTTTTCCTACTGGACTCGGATTGAATTAATATTTTGTAGCCGTATGTCTACCATTTTATGGCAATGTAGCGTAAATCCAGTTGAAATTGTTTTAACCAGAGTAGATATAGATGGCTGATGACAAGTTCAGCGGACTTGGAATTCTTCTCATGATGATTCAAGTTCTGATTTAaggcatatgtttatttcttttcttccaaatttgTCATAGCTATAGTATTATGATGTTCAGCctatttctagggttttttctttATAGTTTTTTTAATTCGTTAGCCCTGGATCAGTTTAAtagttcttttcttcttctcatcttcacCTGCTGCTAGTAATGATGCAGATAAAGGAAGCTACTGTTCActtggtactgttcacgtgaacagtggtGTGGGCCCTTTTTGGCAGAGATATGGTGGATCTTGATGGGGGAATTagttgctaatttgctatgttgtTTACTTGCTATGTCTATAGTTTCCTCGtctttaatttctattttatagttCCTATTTTGATGTTATTCTGTTTTGATCACTAAAGAGTGGAGTTTCCATAATGTTAGGTTGCCATTTTATTTACTTTCAATTTTGGTTAAAAGCTAAGAAGTTAAGTTGTCTTTGAGTTTTCTTGTTGTACAAATCCCAATATTGACGTGTGAGGGACTGTCTATTTTGctttatttcctttcttgtaATAGCAACCATTACTATATATGTAATGGACCATTGAGAGTCCTTCCCAAACGaattaatgaatgaaagaaaaacttgTTTGTTAGCCATGGTTGCTGTGAGAGGAAGTGTGAGGTGAGAGACTCAAACCATCTATCCCCTTCTTCcttgttttctgtttttcaccttttattttattgttctgcGAGTTAACCTGCAATTGAGAGACAATCGAAGGCTTGATATTACTGCTGAAAGTTGTTGGTTTTTAAAGTATTGATCCTCCTGTAGAGTTGGTTCTTATTTGAACTGGTTCTGCATTATTAGATATCAGAGCCAAACATAGCCAGCTTTAAATTAAGTCCCTAGGATCGTGATTATGTTCTTAGGGCGTTGATGCTAGTGAATGAGAGAATCGCTTGACTAGATACACGATTGGCTAGTATGCAGCGATGTTGGGGTATTGCAGAATCATGTACAGCACCTCcttgggaagagaagagatcttCTTTCAAAGCACCAGAACCAGAAGTCAAGGCCAACAACTTGTGACGGCAAGGAAGAGCCAGTCCTTGATGTTCCTACTGTTGAGACTTCCATTGAAATTTTGAAGGCAACAAGGTTGTGATGGTGGACAATGAGGTTGAGACTAAAGAACTTGGCGCTACAATTGAAGTGGTGGTTGAAGCAACAACTAAGGTGATTTTGGAccacaaagaagaagaacacaaggAGCTCAACACCACAATGAAGGTTGAAAAGGTGGAGGCAGAGAATGCAGCTGAAAAGGAGACTATGAACACGACAGCCAAGTACACATGTTCTGTTGAAGACTTGAAGTTGATCACGTCGTGTTGATCATGCACCTGAATTTTTCGAGGAGAAAGCGCCACGTCTTGAAGACTTCTTTCCCCATGTTCGTGAGTGGCCAGAATACTGTTTCAGTCTGAAAATGGGCGTGCACCATGCCAGGATTGTCCCTCGATTTTCTAAAACTTGTGGGCTAGTTTTTTAGGTGGGAGAGAGCTGGTGCAGATAAAGGAAGTACCGATCACGTGTGGACCTTTTTGGTAGAGATTGGTGGATCTTGATGGGGGATTAGTTGCTATTTTGTTTACTTGCTATGTCTATAGTTTCCTTGtctttaatttctatttttatagttCCTATTTTGATGTTATTCTGTTTTGGTCAGAAAAGGGTAGAGTTTCTATAATGTTAGGTTTgctattttatttactttctattttgtttatgCTAGGAAGTTAAGTTGTCTTTGAGTTTCCTTGGTGTACTAGTCCCAATAATGACTTTTGAGGCACTTTCTAGTTTGCTTTAGTTCCTTTCTTGTAATAGAAACCATCACTGTATATGAAATAGACTGTTGAGAGTCCTTCCTGAACAaattaatgaatgaaagaaaagcTTCGTTATTACCCATGGTTGCTGTGAGAGGCCGTGTGAGGTAAGAGACCTTGAGGTGAGAGGCCTAGGTGCGAGTGAGAGACTCAAACTATCTATCCCCTTCTTCCTTGTTTTCTGATTTTCATCCTTTATTCTATTGTTCTGCGAGTTAACCTGCGACTGTCGAAGGCTTGATATTACTGCTGAGAGTAGTTGGTTCTTAGAGTATTGATCCTCCTATAGAGTTGGTTCTATGTTAAAATGGTTCTACATTAagcaatttcttctctttcatgATATTCCATCCAGGTATTAATTCActtcttatttttaaattttaacgCATGAGTATAATTTCTTAGTTTCAACCACTTGCATGTTAGATATACAACTTCTTCCTCTTGATCAGATATAATGAGAAAAAATTAGGTCACTTATTCTCATGATGATTTCAGTTGAACATAACAAACTTCCGCCCCGTCAGTCAGGTTTGCTAGAGGCAACTAACTCATTTTCAATTGAATACAGTTGGatcaattttcaataaaataaattccCATACAGTGTCTCGGATACACCTAGACGCATCCTCATCCCATGGCTAACCATTCTCTTGAGATATTATTGCTGCAATTCAGCCAACCCCTTTCACCTATCATACAACTGAATCAAATGACATTGATCCAACTAGGCATTCAAGAAATCATCATTACAAAGGATGGATTGTGGTAATGCCCAGCAAAATCAGAAATCAAGTATCAACTCAGTGGTTTTTATTTCCCGCCTCCCACTTCCCCAATATGATACAGAGGCATTGGACCCACAAGAGCATGGCTATGATGCAAACTGCAGAGGGTAGATTATAATTCAAATGAATCACTATGTCAATTCCCCGCAAACCATGGCACTCCAGTCCTAACAAAATGATTCCCAATATTGTCAGCCTAATGATGTCCTGAAATACATTAGACAACGCCCCTATCGTCAACCATTTAAGTTTGGGTACATGTAACCTGAAACAGTCACTAAAGACCATAAATGGATTCTTTGTTTAATTTCAAGAGTACAATAACAATGTATATTTTGTACTGCATCCATCCTGCAAAGATAGTTCTCCTCCCACTTTTTGAGTGTCCCAACTTTTTTGTCCCTCTCATAGATTAAATAATGAGCTACTATAAAGTTTACTATTTTGCCACCTTGCATGGATTAccatattcattttttttttggtcaagcgCACACGCCAGCTCAAAAGGGTTAACCAACCTTTCAAGCCGCGGAGTGCAAACATTCATTTTTATTACTCAACATGAAGAGagcttaaataaaaaaaaatggaggggaaatattgaaaaataagggggttgaaataaaaattgaagaGTATTTCAAAGGGAATGGTCAGTGTAGGGGTGGAGGGACTACTTGACAAAACAAAGAAGGGGGTGCAGGCAGGGAGAGACAAAATGAGTACAATAATTTTCCCATGAGTTCCAATTTAAAACTTGAACTAATCAAGATGGGTTCTTAGTTTCAAACctgatgaaaattgaaaaatcaagCATGCTTGAAGAGTTTCATACTAAGCCAATGGAAATAAACAGCAACTACGAGCACAGGGAGTGTCAAGGGTACCAATAAGCAGTAGTACCTGAAATAGGAGATGTCAGAACACATATGCATACACGTATGTATAAAGAGtaagagtgtgtgtgtgtgtgtgtgcgaaTGCCCATGCACATGTGTAAAGcatgaaaggggaaaaaatgaaaaaaaaatcaaatttcatatCAGCGAGGAGCAAAACAAAGTAACCCTGGGAATAAGTAAAACTGGTATAAAAGGTCATCACAAAGCAAAACTGAAACaaatcttttcattttcatacTTATTTGAGGTAAACTAGTTTTAAGAGCTCTATGATTTATAAGTAGTTGGGTCAACTGATGTTGACAAGGGCCATGTTTGAGGACTATAAATAAACAGGAGAAGCAATGTCATTAAATTAActgttttttcatttattagctgttaagaaataatattttcttAATATAGGAAGAAGTTAATCCAGCAGGTCTAGAGAGACAACAGAAATATCTGCCATGCGACAGATTATAAGAGcttaaattttgtggataggtagACCACAAAAGGAAGTTgttggccaagtggcaaaataaagctttgaaaatccagtgaagacaaaattttctaaaaagaaatgGATAGTTGAAGATACAAGGGTATATGCCAACACATGAAAGGTAGATGGTTGACtctaaatttgaaatttgacatctgGCCAATCTAGATCAATTTTTGGATCTCTACACAGTCGCAATTGTCACATCACCTTTCCATATGGCAAACCTGGTGCCAGTAATGGAATATCCTCTAGACTTGCTGTGCTAGAAAAACTTTTGTCCCAGGATTCTTAATTAAAATTGCCAGTGGTCTATGATCAGGAAATATGCATATCTTCTTAAATTAATAAGAAGATTTGTAATTTGAGTCAATAGAGGAAAGAAAAGGGACTGCCACCCCTGATGTTTGTATAACCCCTTGAATTTTATGTCATCTTACATTATTGAATAGGCTTCATTGAAGTTCTTACAGTTGCACCAAGTCAACTCAAAATTCAGAAAACAGCAGTTGGATAATTCTCGAGTCTTCAGATACTGATAAAAAAACACTAGAAAAGAATCCTTGAGAAATTTTGTTCAGCCAAGAACTAACTACATCTTATCGGAATCTGAATGTGAAGAACAAACCTTTAGGGACTATCAGTGCAGCCCTCCAGGGTAACATAAATTTATCATAATGAAATATATTATCCTTCAGAAGAAATGTAagattaaaaatacaaaatctaaCATAACAATCACAACCAATAATCTAATACTAAGGAACAAGATCCAAAGAACCTGAAAAAGGAAACTGTCCAAGTGAATTTGGAATCAGTCATCCAAGTAATTTGTGGATGAAATAAACAATGGCATACAAATAAACTAATACCTGTCATTTTGAATGGCTGACATGATCTGATTTCCAGATGGTGGAAGGAGCTTGGATAAGATAGCAGcataaaagaaacccaaaaaggaGACAGAGCCAAGTACAACAAAGATCCAACCCCAGCATACATTTAGTTTAGAACTAAAGGACCGGTATGAAGTTGACATATCCAATGCATCAGAATCCTACATTGACCATGAAAGAAGGAGAGATAATCTCAAGCATACACCCTCATCCACATGCAGTAATCAAACCAAGTACTTGTTTGAGAAACCAATGAAATAATACAGACTTGTATCATTGTATAATCGATTTCCCCGGTAAAGAATTTTGATACCACGAGGTGGACTTTGCATGGCAATAAGATCAAACTGCaacaagaataaaaaagagGCACTTAAAATTCAAACGTAAGGAACATAAATTATTAATGCCATGACATGCATGTATCCAACCATTTTCAGACCAAAACTCATAAAATAAAGAAGGCACTTAATATTACATGTAACATGCAAGCAATTTTAGAGCATTGGCAGAATCAATATACGTTTTTCTGTGTTAGCATTTCTTAGCCTCACATGAGCCTATTTAACCATTTTcatagaaaatccaaaatagcaCAAAGAAAGCAAAGGTGGTTGATGGCTAGTTGTTGACCCAAGAACTACCTTTCTTTgcctaattacataagcaatttTTGCATTTTCAAGGTAAATATGACAAGCAATCTAAAAAGGATTAAGTGAGAGCTCCCTTTAATTCAGATGTGGGAATTGGAGACTTCGGAGtttaatttctgaaaattttcaaattttggagCAGCAAGAAGCATATCTTTCCAAGAAGATCTACatagaagctatttacttacttaggaggctcatggaaagattcagaGAGCACAAGAAGgacctccatatggtctttattgacctagaaaaggcttatggcagagtccctagagagttaatctgtcATACTCTAGAGAAGGGAGgagtttcaagtaaatatgtagacataatcaaagatatgtataatggcATGGTGACTAGTGCAAGAACCGTGGGTGGGTAAGGTAGCGAGTTCCCAATTTCAATGGGCTACATCACAGGTCGGCCTTAAGTCCATATTTGTTTGCATTCATCATGGATTATGTTACGAAAGGCATTCAAGATGAGGACCCTTGGTGTATGtgttttgctgatgatattgtattggtggatgaaacaaaggtggggattaacgccaagttggaggtATGGAGattaaccttggaatcaaaagattttaagataagtagaacgaagacggagaaTATGGCATGTAACTTCAGCCACACTAGGATAGGTAATGAAgtagtgaaaattgatgagaaggAGATTCCGCACAAAATCTCAGTGTAATGTACCAgatatttaagtttaaaatctCAGTGTAATGTACCAGATATTTCaaccaagaacaaaaaatgaaatctgAATATCGACCCTCACATGATCCACCATTCCATTTAAATTTACCCAACTCAAAATTTCACAAAAATACTAACAAGGCATTGTTGAATTCTTGAAGTAAATTGATCAAATAATAGCCTTACAGATGATTCCATTATTACGAGTTACATGACCCATGAAAACATTGTCCAATCCAAAGTCCAAGAAGTAGGAAAACATTAATTTTATCCAACTGGGATCATTATGATGCTTTTCTTTAACCATTTTACTTGGTCATTCATGAAAACACTACTATTGTAAGTAAACTACTTTGCAACCAACGCAAGAAGCTACtagaatgaatgaatgatgtaCAGTGTACACTACTATAAGAACTTGCATTTATAGCTTACCTGAAGTTTCACAATTCCCTGCAGTACACTTTTGCAGGCAAGAAGAGAATTCCCTAATCCCACACCCGCATTCCTCGGGACTGTTGAATCAGTCAGGTCACGCTGCATACAACATCGAaacattagagagagagagagagagagagagagaagccggGGATTTCAGATCGGGGAAGACGACAggcagaaagagagaggagggtACGTACCGGAGAAAGCCGACGGGATTCTGCCACCGCTCTTGGGGAAGAAGAAGTGAGTGACTCTCGGTGAAATCTCTCCTCGAATCACAAGATTCCGGCAGATTCTGAGAAATTTCCAGCGAATCTACAAAACAAGCAATGGGAAATTATCAACGACACTCCCTCGATACCCGTCAAATTAATGTCACCCCACTaagtaccaaaatatcaattttgacCCAAAAACTAACGGAAAAAACATTTTAATTGTTAATTACTGATGTTAGCATGTTAATATGTTTGTAAGGACATTTTTGCCCTTCCCATTACAAcgctatcttcttcttcctcaatagGAAGAACACTTCTCATCTCTGCTGTTTTTTCCGACCACCGCCGCCCCCaccaccccctccagccctccttctctcGCTCTTACTCTCCCTCCCCTGCAGGctgcaaccccgccaccaccctctccagtctcccccGCCCCACCATGCTCTCAGCAATCCAACCCCATAGAGCAGAGACTCAACATGAAAACCCAACTTGCATATCCGCAGACGAACAAGAGGAGAACAAGAGCCCATCCTCTGTAATTCACTACAGCTCTTCGTGTTCAGATTCTTTACAAACTCCAAATTTGGAAGATCAAGGAAAGAGTCCACCGAAATCCTAAAGTTTAAAGTCAATGATAAAATAAACACTACTCAGAACGTTCTCTCCCTTGAATAGATCATACATAGAGGAAGAAAAATGACCACCGAGAGAGTTCTACGAAAACTAAAAATTAGGAAACTAATGATATCTAAAGAAAAATTAATTCTCCTCCAACTCCAGTCACCCTGAACCAAAAACCCTTCAACAATTTATCCAACAAAGAAGGAATTCAAGCACAGGAAGATGTAAAGAGGGCTCACAAATTACTCAAGACTTGGTAGTGATCCTAACAGCATTCCACATTTGCCCAACTGCCCCTACCACGTGAGGGAAGACACTGGCAGCCCCTCTCACAATCGCACCAGAGCTAATCCCAATCGCTAGACTCTCTGCATACCCAGGCTTCGAATCCAGTTTCAATTCCAGAATCGAGAGACGGGTATTCGCCGTATCTAGCTTTCGCAAACCAAAACCGGGCTAGCCAAACCATCCAGTCAGGTCAGGTGGGTCACCCATTTCAACGGTTAAGTTTTGACGGGACCCACACAACTGTCTCAGTCTCACCTCAAGTCTTAATGCTGACTAAGCAACATCTCCACGTGGCATAGTCCACACATGCCCTAGAGAGTAGAGAAGCTAGAAAACTCAACAACTAGGTGAGTTGACTCGGATCTAATGGCCAGCTTGTGAGTCGATTTTCCGAATTTTTTAACCACAGTAGAGACTCTTACCGAAGAAAAAGACTGCAGAAACTAGTAAGAGCTCTCTGTATCTCTCTTCTTACAAAATGGCCactgaagagaagagagaagaagaagaacagcaaACGACGAAGCTGCCATCACCAGCTGAATTGAAGGGAAAGGTAGAAGAACAGTATCGGAAGATCAGAGAACACGCAGAGACTTACCCTTACGTTTGGGCTTCTTACATCTTCGTCTATGGTGGACTCGCCTTATGGACCACTTATAGATGGAGAAAGCTTCGGAAGACTGAGGATAGGGTTCGAGCCCTCCAAGAGAGACTCCGAAAGCTCGTTGAAGCCGAAGAATCTGCAAACTCAGCGGCTCCATCGATCGATAGAGCAACGCCTGATAAACCCTTCAAGAAATGGTAGCGTTTTGATCGAATTCTATTTTAATTACTTTGTGTTGCTCATTTGTATGTTACTGAATGGGTTTTCGATCTGAGAAAAGAATTCATAGTTGGGTTTTCTCTGTGAAACAGACCAATTTGGATTTGTGAGGATGAGATGTTGAAGTTATTCGAAATGCGAGAAGAATTTGTGAAATGGGTAGGACCCAATTACGGTTCACacacaaccccctccccccctttcttttttttgttctttttacaattttgttttttctcctccttcatTGAATTGAGGAGGTCGAAAAGTTGTAGCAGTTCTAATGTTTGTATTCTGTGATCATGTTCTTCGCATAGTATAGTGAAATTTTAATAAACAACATAACTT encodes:
- the LOC122672508 gene encoding GDSL esterase/lipase 7-like is translated as MQENTAKTFSMSLLSLCLLPFLFQAKCSSPLAPALYIFGDSLTDSGNNNVLNTLAKVNYKPYGIDFPDGPTGRFTNGNTFVDFLAQFLGLPDVPPYLGLSVAQKSSTITGMNYASGSAGILRETGTALGNIVLVLN
- the LOC122671020 gene encoding uncharacterized protein LOC122671020 — encoded protein: MQRDLTDSTVPRNAGVGLGNSLLACKSVLQGIVKLQDSDALDMSTSYRSFSSKLNVCWGWIFVVLGSVSFLGFFYAAILSKLLPPSGNQIMSAIQNDRYYCLLVPLTLPVLVVAVYFHWLSMKLFKHA
- the LOC122670534 gene encoding uncharacterized protein LOC122670534, whose product is MATEEKREEEEQQTTKLPSPAELKGKVEEQYRKIREHAETYPYVWASYIFVYGGLALWTTYRWRKLRKTEDRVRALQERLRKLVEAEESANSAAPSIDRATPDKPFKK